From a single Sinomonas atrocyanea genomic region:
- a CDS encoding DUF1648 domain-containing protein translates to MIVTAATGVVGVLSYPSMPEVLAVHHAKGVPNRLAVKSVGTAFSLVFVQIGVTALLMGIAVSVFFRSRPDIDPAHPAGSARWHRHYMAVGAKALLGLAAMIDVGMLGSSLLMWTGTVTQWAQLVVVLPILAGVVVAVGVLARNNREPGDGEEDTGLTHWDDDRYWRRGLFYVNREDRSLLVPRRFGLGWTLNFGNPRAAMLLAGVVALIGLVITLRFDS, encoded by the coding sequence TTGATCGTCACCGCCGCCACGGGGGTGGTCGGAGTACTCAGCTACCCCTCGATGCCCGAGGTGCTCGCTGTGCACCACGCGAAGGGAGTGCCCAACCGGCTTGCCGTCAAGTCGGTGGGCACAGCGTTCTCTCTGGTGTTCGTGCAGATCGGCGTGACTGCGCTGCTCATGGGCATCGCTGTTTCCGTCTTCTTCCGCAGCCGGCCCGATATCGATCCGGCGCACCCGGCTGGCTCCGCGCGCTGGCACCGCCACTACATGGCGGTGGGAGCCAAGGCCCTGCTTGGGCTGGCGGCGATGATCGATGTGGGGATGCTGGGGTCATCGCTGCTGATGTGGACCGGAACGGTCACGCAGTGGGCGCAGCTGGTGGTCGTGCTCCCGATCCTGGCCGGCGTCGTCGTGGCCGTCGGCGTCTTGGCGCGGAACAACCGTGAGCCCGGTGACGGCGAGGAGGACACCGGTCTGACCCACTGGGACGACGACAGGTACTGGCGCCGCGGACTGTTCTACGTCAACCGTGAGGACCGCTCGCTTCTGGTTCCGCGCCGGTTCGGTCTGGGATGGACGCTCAACTTCGGCAATCCCAGGGCGGCAATGCTCCTGGCAGGCGTGGTTGCGCTGATCGGCTTGGTGATTACTCTCCGTTTCGACAGCTGA
- a CDS encoding GntR family transcriptional regulator produces the protein MSAGPSAAEPAERAPLLNRDSGTPLHAQIRDILHRQILDLPLHPGSALPTEEELQRQFGVSRSVVRQALSGLADLGLIRRQRGRGSVVAAAPVLRRQLQRAGGLDEQAAAHGQRLRTHVLRLEAAAPPAAGAEALNTQNTWEIERTRYLEQVPVAFMRTWVPRELFPHLTPALLENASLLALMREHGYHPAGGPRQVQAVTADPGLAQKLNTHPGQPLLLLEGVTRDALGHGLEWFNVWHAPNTVFDVDAQVTSQPASISQEHLRRLRTLTQQLESELAALDQRAR, from the coding sequence ATGAGCGCAGGGCCATCAGCTGCGGAGCCCGCAGAGCGCGCCCCGCTGCTGAATCGGGACAGCGGCACGCCACTGCATGCCCAGATCCGGGACATCCTGCACCGGCAGATCCTTGACCTCCCGCTCCACCCCGGCTCTGCCCTGCCCACCGAGGAAGAACTGCAGCGGCAGTTCGGCGTCTCCCGCAGCGTCGTGCGCCAGGCCCTCTCCGGCCTGGCCGACCTCGGACTCATCCGACGCCAGCGCGGCCGGGGCAGTGTCGTGGCAGCCGCGCCAGTCCTCCGGCGCCAGCTCCAGCGCGCCGGCGGTCTGGATGAGCAGGCCGCCGCCCACGGCCAGCGGCTGCGGACCCACGTCCTCCGCCTCGAGGCCGCGGCCCCACCCGCCGCGGGCGCGGAGGCGCTGAACACGCAGAACACGTGGGAGATCGAACGGACCCGCTACCTGGAACAGGTGCCGGTGGCCTTCATGCGCACCTGGGTCCCGCGCGAGCTCTTCCCGCACCTCACCCCCGCGCTGCTTGAGAACGCCTCCCTGCTGGCCCTCATGCGCGAGCACGGCTACCACCCGGCAGGAGGCCCCAGACAGGTCCAGGCCGTGACCGCAGATCCCGGCCTGGCCCAGAAGCTGAACACGCACCCCGGCCAGCCACTCCTCCTGCTCGAGGGCGTCACCCGCGACGCCCTCGGCCACGGCCTCGAATGGTTCAACGTCTGGCACGCCCCGAACACCGTCTTCGACGTCGACGCACAGGTCACGTCCCAGCCAGCGTCCATCTCCCAGGAGCACCTCCGGCGCCTGCGCACCCTCACACAGCAGCTCGAATCCGAGCTCGCAGCGCTCGACCAAAGAGCCCGATAG
- a CDS encoding RuBisCO large subunit C-terminal-like domain-containing protein: MRDPRAVRCTYYLESEIDPEKAAAILAGEQSSGTFLPVPGESARIRERHAAHVVEVRQLGPRRPSLPSRRTPEKVQAALVTVEFPMENIGTDLATLQTTIAGNLFELGELYACRLQDLALPEDFIAAHPGPAYGIEGTRRLLGNAEGVMVGTIVKPNVGLSEDEYRQVIRELALASIDLIKDDELMTDPAYLPLERRVAIATEEIRAAEQVTGHPTMYAFNITGDLAGLRKRHDLVVEAGGRCVMLNIPIMGLPALAWLRSFAEVPIHGHRAGLAATMRSKALGVDYRVWQQLARLAGADQLHASGLGSKFYEPDAEVAANIRRLLEPLGQTATPLPVLSSGQNVTTPGPTFDAVGSTDLMMLAGGGVAAHPGGPGAGVRSLRLAWAAAVAGVPLGAAAHEKAQVGDESLLLAVQAFGKGA; this comes from the coding sequence ATGCGCGATCCCCGCGCGGTGCGCTGCACCTACTACCTTGAGTCCGAGATCGATCCGGAGAAGGCCGCGGCCATCCTGGCCGGGGAGCAGTCCAGCGGAACCTTCCTGCCGGTGCCGGGCGAGTCGGCCCGGATCCGCGAGCGGCACGCCGCGCACGTCGTGGAAGTCCGCCAGCTCGGACCCCGCCGGCCCTCCCTGCCCTCGCGCAGGACCCCGGAGAAGGTCCAGGCGGCCCTGGTCACGGTCGAGTTCCCGATGGAGAACATCGGCACGGACCTGGCAACCCTCCAGACCACGATCGCCGGGAACCTGTTCGAACTGGGAGAGCTGTATGCCTGCCGGCTGCAGGATCTGGCCCTGCCCGAGGACTTCATCGCCGCCCACCCCGGGCCGGCCTACGGCATCGAGGGAACCCGCAGACTCCTCGGCAACGCCGAGGGCGTGATGGTCGGCACGATCGTCAAGCCCAATGTCGGGCTCTCGGAGGACGAATACCGGCAGGTGATCCGAGAGCTTGCCCTGGCTTCGATCGACCTGATCAAGGACGACGAACTGATGACCGACCCGGCCTACCTTCCCCTGGAGCGCCGCGTCGCGATCGCCACGGAGGAGATCCGCGCCGCCGAGCAGGTGACCGGCCACCCCACCATGTACGCCTTCAACATCACCGGTGACCTCGCCGGCCTGAGGAAGCGCCACGACCTGGTCGTCGAGGCAGGCGGCCGGTGCGTGATGCTCAACATCCCGATCATGGGTCTGCCCGCCTTGGCGTGGCTGCGCAGCTTCGCCGAGGTGCCGATCCACGGCCACCGCGCCGGTCTCGCGGCGACCATGCGGTCCAAGGCCCTCGGCGTCGACTACCGCGTCTGGCAGCAGCTCGCCCGTCTGGCCGGCGCCGACCAGCTGCACGCCAGCGGACTGGGCAGCAAGTTCTACGAGCCCGACGCGGAAGTCGCCGCCAACATCCGCAGACTGCTCGAGCCCCTGGGGCAGACGGCCACGCCGCTGCCGGTCCTGTCCTCGGGACAGAACGTCACCACCCCGGGACCCACCTTCGACGCTGTCGGGTCGACCGACCTGATGATGCTGGCCGGCGGCGGGGTGGCAGCACACCCCGGAGGACCCGGTGCCGGGGTACGGAGCCTGCGCCTGGCCTGGGCGGCCGCCGTCGCCGGCGTCCCGCTGGGCGCGGCCGCACACGAGAAGGCCCAGGTCGGGGACGAGTCGCTGCTGCTCGCCGTCCAGGCCTTCGGAAAGGGCGCCTAG
- a CDS encoding four-carbon acid sugar kinase family protein encodes MNAFGFVADDLTGAADVLAQSHRYGLEAALVIGDAPLPEGVDVVGYAGPARSLAGAAFDTLVRRDLAGVAALNPQVLLYKVCSTFDSSAEVGSIGRGIQLLHERFGLHGAIPVVPAQPAFGRYTAFSNHYAAHAGQIHRLDRHPIMSRHPSTPMAEADLRLVLADQLGTGPVPGAIHLPAYEDGTFKDAWAQQRREAGAQAFVVDAVSEAHMDAVAQALLNQERGHGPSLVVGSGGIMAALARSVSEAAPRTPGPQQPSGPVLAVSASASSTTAEQIEDALAHGWEDVPVPAALLQHRDGAAVAALDRQVAQALSGGRNVVVHTTRGPGDPRYGAARPAGAGHVGALIGGIAARAAEAGLTRDIAICGGDTSSHGLIAMGVRQLRVRDQFVTAGPILRAEGPSAVAGCRLLLKGGQVGPPDILRRFAAQLPG; translated from the coding sequence ATGAACGCCTTCGGCTTCGTCGCAGACGATCTCACCGGTGCCGCCGACGTCCTGGCCCAGTCCCACCGCTACGGCCTGGAAGCCGCGCTGGTCATCGGCGACGCGCCGCTGCCGGAGGGCGTCGACGTCGTCGGATACGCCGGACCGGCGCGGTCCCTCGCTGGGGCGGCATTCGACACCCTGGTCCGCAGGGACCTGGCGGGCGTGGCCGCGCTGAACCCCCAGGTGCTGCTCTACAAGGTCTGCTCGACGTTCGACAGCTCGGCTGAGGTCGGCAGCATCGGGCGCGGGATCCAGCTCCTGCACGAGCGGTTCGGCCTGCACGGGGCCATCCCCGTCGTGCCCGCCCAGCCCGCCTTCGGCCGGTACACGGCCTTCAGCAACCACTACGCGGCCCACGCCGGCCAGATCCACCGGCTGGACCGCCACCCGATCATGTCGCGCCACCCCTCGACCCCCATGGCCGAAGCCGACCTGCGCCTGGTCCTGGCCGACCAGCTCGGCACCGGGCCGGTCCCCGGGGCGATCCACCTGCCCGCCTACGAGGACGGCACGTTCAAGGACGCCTGGGCGCAGCAGCGGCGGGAAGCGGGGGCGCAGGCGTTCGTCGTCGACGCCGTATCCGAGGCCCACATGGACGCGGTGGCCCAGGCGCTGCTGAATCAGGAACGCGGCCACGGACCGTCGCTCGTAGTCGGGTCAGGCGGGATCATGGCGGCCCTGGCCCGATCGGTATCGGAGGCAGCTCCGCGCACCCCCGGACCCCAGCAGCCCTCAGGCCCGGTCCTGGCCGTGAGCGCCTCGGCATCCAGCACCACCGCCGAGCAGATCGAGGACGCGCTCGCCCACGGCTGGGAGGACGTGCCCGTGCCCGCGGCGCTGCTGCAGCACCGTGACGGCGCAGCCGTCGCCGCGCTCGACCGGCAGGTCGCCCAGGCCCTGAGCGGGGGCCGCAACGTCGTCGTCCACACCACCCGCGGCCCCGGCGATCCACGCTACGGCGCGGCCAGGCCAGCCGGGGCAGGACACGTCGGTGCCCTGATCGGCGGCATCGCCGCCCGCGCCGCCGAGGCAGGCCTCACCCGCGACATCGCCATCTGCGGCGGCGACACCTCCAGCCACGGCCTGATCGCCATGGGCGTGCGCCAGCTGCGCGTCCGGGACCAGTTCGTCACCGCAGGCCCCATCCTGCGCGCCGAGGGCCCCTCCGCCGTCGCCGGATGCCGCCTGCTGCTCAAGGGCGGTCAGGTCGGCCCCCCGGACATCCTCCGCCGCTTCGCAGCCCAGCTGCCCGGCTGA
- a CDS encoding zinc-dependent alcohol dehydrogenase encodes MRAVVKNAPERGAQYVTDAGDPKAAEGSVVIEVGAASLCGTDRELYEWTPSAQAFNLNLPVILGHEGAGTVVEVGPGVTGLRVGDQVALESHLTCGQCFPCRTGDAHTCERTGIVGMHIDGVFAQYTAAPQEICVKLPTGLPLESGALLEAAGVAVHAIQRADYAVAGRAVLVSGAGPVGLVVTHLALLMGAAHVIAVDPNPYRRAQAEKLGATALHPDDGIIERCRELTGRRGGFDVAFECSGAPGTLTTLFEAVRREATVITVGHPSRPAEVDIAAYINKKGITLRGIFGRRLWETWEQSLLLLDSGRLQLDWLITHRMKLSQIDEAIDLLTGDACKVLLLPGLG; translated from the coding sequence ATGCGGGCAGTAGTGAAGAATGCGCCCGAACGAGGCGCCCAGTACGTCACCGACGCCGGAGACCCCAAAGCCGCAGAGGGCTCCGTCGTCATCGAGGTCGGCGCAGCGTCCCTGTGCGGCACCGACCGCGAACTCTACGAATGGACCCCCTCGGCCCAGGCCTTCAACCTCAACCTCCCCGTCATCCTCGGCCACGAGGGAGCCGGCACCGTCGTCGAGGTCGGCCCCGGCGTCACCGGCCTGCGCGTCGGCGACCAGGTCGCCCTCGAGAGCCACCTGACCTGCGGGCAGTGCTTCCCCTGCCGCACGGGCGACGCCCACACCTGCGAACGCACCGGCATCGTGGGCATGCACATCGACGGCGTCTTCGCCCAGTACACCGCGGCCCCGCAGGAGATCTGCGTCAAGCTCCCCACCGGCCTGCCGCTGGAATCCGGGGCCCTCCTCGAGGCCGCCGGAGTCGCCGTCCACGCCATCCAGCGCGCCGACTACGCCGTCGCAGGACGAGCCGTGCTCGTCAGCGGCGCGGGACCCGTCGGCCTGGTCGTCACCCACCTCGCACTGCTCATGGGAGCAGCCCACGTCATCGCCGTCGACCCCAACCCCTACCGCCGCGCACAGGCCGAGAAGCTCGGCGCGACCGCCCTGCACCCGGACGACGGCATCATCGAACGCTGTCGCGAGCTGACCGGCCGCCGAGGAGGCTTCGACGTCGCCTTCGAATGCTCCGGCGCCCCCGGCACCCTCACGACCCTCTTCGAGGCAGTCCGCCGCGAAGCCACCGTGATCACCGTCGGCCACCCCAGCCGGCCCGCGGAAGTCGACATCGCCGCCTACATCAACAAGAAGGGCATCACCCTCCGCGGGATCTTCGGACGCCGCCTCTGGGAGACCTGGGAACAGTCTCTGCTGCTGCTCGACTCCGGCCGCCTCCAGCTCGACTGGCTCATCACCCACCGCATGAAGCTCAGCCAGATCGACGAAGCCATCGACCTGCTCACCGGCGACGCCTGCAAGGTACTGCTCCTGCCCGGCCTCGGCTGA
- a CDS encoding 2-keto-3-deoxygluconate permease — protein MTIPIRRFLEKVPGGMMLVPLGIGAVIHTVAPKAGDFFGSFTGAFFTGLVPILAVFYFCLGSTLEVTATPYMLKKGGALLGAKIGFAVLVGLIAGHFLHEAPIGSGIFAGLSALALVAALNDTNGGLYMSLMGQFGRKRDAGAYSILSFESGPFLTMVTLGIAGLSAFPWQALVGAILPLALGMLVGNLDKSMRALLAPLVPAMIPFLGLALGLTINLTAVLDAGLLGIALGLFVVFVGGAVLLLADKVTGGDGIAGLAAATTAGNAAIVPAVVAAANPVYAPAAQHATVLVAASVVVSAVLCPIVTVAWARRVQKKEQSTGKGDATAKGFLEPEQAAEPQS, from the coding sequence ATGACGATTCCCATCAGGAGATTCCTGGAGAAAGTCCCCGGCGGAATGATGCTGGTGCCCCTGGGCATCGGCGCCGTCATCCACACCGTCGCCCCCAAAGCCGGCGACTTCTTCGGCTCCTTCACCGGGGCCTTCTTCACAGGCCTGGTCCCGATCCTCGCCGTCTTCTACTTCTGCCTCGGGTCAACCCTCGAGGTCACGGCCACTCCCTACATGCTCAAGAAGGGCGGGGCGCTCCTAGGGGCCAAGATCGGCTTCGCCGTCCTCGTCGGCCTCATCGCCGGCCACTTCCTCCACGAGGCCCCCATCGGCTCCGGCATCTTCGCGGGCCTCTCGGCCCTCGCCCTCGTCGCCGCCCTCAACGACACCAACGGCGGCCTCTACATGTCCCTCATGGGACAGTTCGGCCGCAAGCGCGACGCCGGGGCCTACTCGATCCTCTCCTTCGAATCCGGCCCCTTCCTGACCATGGTCACCCTCGGAATCGCCGGCCTGTCCGCGTTCCCCTGGCAGGCGCTGGTCGGTGCCATCCTCCCGCTCGCGCTCGGCATGCTGGTCGGCAACCTGGACAAGAGCATGCGGGCCCTGCTCGCCCCCCTCGTGCCGGCGATGATTCCGTTCCTCGGCCTCGCCCTCGGCCTGACCATCAACCTCACCGCAGTCCTCGACGCAGGGCTGCTCGGCATCGCCCTGGGCCTGTTCGTCGTCTTCGTCGGCGGCGCAGTGCTGCTCCTGGCCGACAAGGTCACCGGCGGCGACGGGATCGCCGGGCTCGCCGCCGCCACCACAGCCGGGAACGCCGCCATCGTCCCCGCCGTCGTGGCCGCCGCCAACCCCGTCTACGCCCCCGCCGCACAGCACGCCACCGTGCTGGTCGCAGCCTCGGTCGTCGTCTCAGCCGTGCTCTGCCCGATCGTCACCGTCGCATGGGCCCGCCGGGTACAGAAGAAGGAGCAGTCCACCGGCAAGGGAGACGCCACCGCCAAGGGCTTCCTGGAACCCGAACAGGCCGCAGAACCCCAGAGCTGA
- a CDS encoding MFS transporter — MSASLETATTVSAPERRTQRWVLVVCCMSVLLVSLDVTIVNVALPSIQQGLDATVNGLQWILDAYTLVMAALLLMAGSMADRFGRRRIFLLGIAVFTLGSVLCAVAPSLGFLIAARVIQALGGAMLNPVAVSILRNTFHDPKARSRAIGIWAGVIGISIALGPIVGGLLVDGPGWRYIFLVNAPIGIAAIILAARVIPEGRAARPRRFDAVGQVLVIVLLVTLVYGIIEGARLGWSSPAVIGCFAVTVAAVTALVLYERRRVEPLLDVRVFRSIPFSGAAVMAACVFAGTAGSLFLSTLYLQSARGYSALEAGLYSLPAAVMTLVLSPVAGRIAGKHGSRWLFIAAGLARIAAGLLLIGLTLHTPPGLIVLAFALNGAGMGLANPPISATAMSGMPAAQAGVAGGITAAANQIGASLGVAILGATLGINATGLTGPAYAEATHTGWLILASIGALIVVLGVVTTSRGALKTAEKAATELMAE, encoded by the coding sequence GTGAGCGCCTCACTGGAAACGGCCACGACGGTCAGCGCGCCCGAGCGGCGGACGCAACGGTGGGTGCTCGTGGTCTGCTGCATGAGCGTGCTGCTGGTATCCTTGGACGTGACGATCGTCAACGTCGCACTGCCATCGATCCAGCAGGGCCTGGATGCGACCGTGAACGGGTTGCAGTGGATCCTCGACGCCTACACCCTGGTGATGGCGGCTCTGCTCCTGATGGCCGGCTCCATGGCCGACCGCTTCGGCCGCCGCCGCATCTTCCTCCTCGGCATCGCGGTCTTCACCCTCGGCTCGGTGCTCTGCGCAGTCGCACCATCGCTCGGCTTCCTGATCGCAGCACGGGTCATCCAGGCCTTGGGCGGGGCGATGCTGAACCCGGTGGCGGTCTCGATCCTCCGCAACACCTTCCACGACCCCAAAGCGCGCTCCCGCGCTATCGGCATCTGGGCCGGCGTCATCGGAATCAGCATCGCCCTCGGGCCCATCGTCGGAGGACTCCTCGTCGATGGTCCCGGATGGCGGTACATCTTCCTGGTCAACGCACCGATCGGCATCGCGGCGATCATCCTCGCAGCCCGAGTCATTCCGGAGGGCCGGGCTGCGCGTCCCCGCCGATTCGACGCAGTGGGGCAGGTCCTCGTGATCGTCCTGCTTGTGACGCTGGTCTACGGAATCATCGAAGGGGCACGGCTGGGGTGGTCCTCACCCGCGGTCATCGGATGCTTTGCCGTCACCGTGGCGGCGGTGACCGCGCTCGTCCTCTACGAACGACGACGCGTCGAACCGTTGCTGGACGTCCGGGTCTTCCGCAGCATCCCGTTCTCGGGAGCCGCAGTCATGGCCGCCTGCGTCTTCGCAGGCACCGCCGGGTCGCTGTTCCTGTCCACCCTGTACCTGCAATCCGCTCGCGGCTACTCCGCGCTGGAAGCCGGCCTATACTCACTCCCCGCCGCGGTGATGACGCTCGTCCTGTCCCCGGTGGCCGGCAGGATCGCCGGCAAGCACGGGTCCCGATGGTTGTTCATCGCCGCCGGCCTCGCACGTATTGCCGCTGGGCTGCTCCTGATTGGGCTGACCCTGCATACCCCGCCGGGCCTGATCGTGCTCGCGTTCGCGCTCAACGGTGCCGGAATGGGACTGGCCAACCCACCCATCAGCGCCACCGCCATGTCCGGCATGCCCGCCGCACAGGCCGGCGTCGCAGGCGGCATCACCGCCGCGGCGAACCAGATCGGAGCCTCCCTCGGCGTCGCCATCCTCGGAGCCACCCTCGGCATCAACGCCACCGGACTCACCGGCCCCGCATACGCCGAGGCAACGCATACCGGATGGTTGATCCTCGCCAGCATCGGTGCGCTCATCGTCGTTCTCGGGGTCGTGACGACCAGTCGTGGGGCGCTGAAGACGGCCGAGAAGGCCGCAACCGAGCTGATGGCCGAATGA
- a CDS encoding winged helix-turn-helix transcriptional regulator, which produces MSDTAVPTVALTGRFADRDSWAAEGCPIDATISLVGARAVILLLREAFYGAHCFKDFVARAGFTEAVTAARLKELLNAGILELRPYQEPGQRRREAYYLTEKGLDLFPVLVALAAWGERWKPDGTAAASLVHEDCGAELKADVQCANGHHVNVSQASLRPVEGE; this is translated from the coding sequence ATGTCGGATACCGCCGTGCCCACCGTCGCACTCACCGGTCGGTTCGCGGACCGGGACAGTTGGGCGGCCGAGGGCTGCCCGATCGATGCCACGATCAGCCTCGTCGGGGCGCGCGCGGTGATACTGCTCCTGCGGGAAGCGTTCTACGGCGCTCATTGCTTCAAGGATTTCGTGGCGCGTGCCGGGTTCACTGAAGCCGTCACTGCCGCCCGCCTGAAGGAACTGTTGAACGCGGGAATCCTTGAGCTGCGTCCCTACCAGGAACCAGGGCAGCGCCGTCGTGAGGCCTACTACCTCACCGAGAAGGGCCTCGACCTCTTCCCGGTCCTCGTCGCTCTCGCCGCCTGGGGCGAACGATGGAAACCAGACGGCACAGCGGCCGCCTCACTCGTGCACGAGGACTGCGGAGCCGAACTGAAAGCCGACGTGCAGTGCGCGAACGGCCATCACGTCAACGTCAGTCAAGCAAGCCTCCGCCCCGTCGAAGGCGAATGA
- a CDS encoding TetR/AcrR family transcriptional regulator — protein MIDMKSGAPARSYVMTKRAQSAAATAERILDAAAGEFEDGTPIAGITLEAVAARAGVSVQTVLRRFGDKDGLFAASAERQAARVAAERDPAVAGDLAGAVVNLAGHYERDGRLALRLLAEESSSPFMAAVTGAGRAFHRSWCERVFAPFLDGLEGAGRRRRLAQIVAVCDVYVWKLLRLDAGLSSQAYREALLELLEPLTRRP, from the coding sequence ATGATTGACATGAAATCCGGGGCGCCCGCCCGCAGCTATGTGATGACGAAGCGGGCTCAGTCCGCAGCGGCCACCGCAGAGCGCATCCTCGACGCGGCAGCGGGCGAGTTCGAGGACGGCACCCCCATCGCCGGCATCACACTCGAGGCCGTTGCCGCCCGCGCCGGCGTGAGCGTGCAGACCGTCCTGCGCCGCTTCGGCGACAAGGACGGCCTCTTCGCCGCCTCCGCGGAGCGGCAGGCGGCCCGGGTGGCAGCGGAGCGGGACCCGGCCGTGGCGGGCGACCTGGCCGGCGCCGTCGTCAATCTGGCGGGGCACTACGAGCGGGACGGCCGCCTGGCCCTGCGCCTGCTGGCCGAGGAGTCCTCCTCGCCGTTCATGGCAGCGGTCACGGGCGCCGGCCGGGCCTTCCACCGGTCCTGGTGCGAGCGGGTGTTCGCGCCCTTCCTCGACGGGCTGGAGGGTGCCGGCCGCCGGCGCCGCCTGGCCCAGATCGTCGCCGTGTGCGACGTCTACGTCTGGAAGCTGCTCCGGCTGGACGCCGGACTGAGCTCGCAGGCGTATCGCGAGGCGCTCCTCGAGCTCCTCGAGCCCCTCACCCGGAGGCCATGA
- a CDS encoding glycosyltransferase: protein MMSRILAYTSPAIGHLFPMVRLLLELKRRGHEVHVRTLADQVDLMRGLGLAAAPIDARIEAIGHHDFGAWNTLEALSASVDVFVRRAAVDGGDLATAAASIRPDLTIVDFNSWGARAAAQARGGPWAVFCPYTPPVASSGTPPFGPGLPPLAGPVGLLRDRLLRPLIMGQLEKRFLPGINAVLAANGVPTVTSADQFFRSAPLTLVATSEPFEYPHPDWAPDLRLIGALPWEPPAEAPEWVEEPGAPFVLVTTSSEYQADEALARAAVEGLAGEPYRVVATMPAGVPDLGPLPPNIRVERFIPHGPVLARSAVAVTHGGMGATQKALAAGVPCVVVPFGRDQLEVAARVRHAEAGIRLPKGKLTPSRLREAVHRAAGMAEGARRTAAGYRAAGGAAAGARAVEALIA, encoded by the coding sequence ATGATGTCCCGCATCCTCGCCTACACCTCTCCCGCCATCGGCCACCTCTTCCCCATGGTGCGGCTGCTCCTCGAGCTCAAGCGGCGCGGGCACGAGGTGCATGTGCGCACCCTCGCTGACCAGGTCGACCTCATGCGCGGCCTCGGGCTCGCCGCCGCACCGATCGACGCCCGGATCGAGGCGATCGGCCACCACGACTTCGGCGCCTGGAACACCTTGGAGGCCTTGTCGGCATCCGTTGACGTCTTCGTCCGCCGGGCCGCGGTCGACGGCGGCGACCTCGCCACGGCGGCCGCCTCGATCCGCCCGGACCTGACGATTGTCGATTTCAACTCCTGGGGCGCCCGCGCAGCCGCCCAGGCCCGGGGCGGGCCGTGGGCCGTGTTCTGTCCCTACACCCCGCCGGTCGCCTCGAGCGGGACACCGCCGTTCGGCCCAGGGCTCCCTCCCCTCGCCGGCCCAGTGGGATTGCTCCGGGACCGCCTGCTGCGCCCTCTCATCATGGGCCAGCTCGAGAAGCGGTTCCTCCCCGGCATCAACGCAGTCCTCGCCGCCAACGGAGTCCCGACCGTCACGAGCGCCGACCAGTTCTTCCGGTCCGCACCCCTGACCCTGGTCGCGACCTCCGAGCCCTTCGAGTACCCCCACCCCGACTGGGCGCCCGACCTACGCCTCATCGGAGCCCTCCCGTGGGAGCCCCCAGCGGAGGCACCGGAATGGGTCGAGGAGCCGGGTGCCCCCTTCGTCCTCGTCACCACCTCCTCCGAGTACCAGGCCGACGAAGCCCTGGCCCGGGCCGCAGTCGAGGGCCTGGCCGGCGAACCCTACCGGGTCGTCGCGACGATGCCCGCCGGCGTGCCGGACCTCGGCCCGCTGCCGCCCAACATCCGGGTCGAACGATTCATCCCGCACGGGCCCGTCCTCGCCCGCTCCGCCGTGGCAGTGACCCACGGCGGAATGGGCGCGACCCAGAAGGCACTTGCCGCCGGCGTCCCCTGCGTCGTCGTGCCCTTCGGACGGGACCAACTCGAGGTCGCCGCCCGCGTCAGACACGCCGAGGCGGGGATCCGCCTCCCCAAGGGCAAGCTGACCCCATCCCGGCTTCGCGAGGCCGTGCACCGCGCAGCCGGAATGGCCGAGGGCGCCCGCCGCACCGCCGCAGGCTACCGGGCAGCAGGCGGAGCAGCAGCCGGGGCACGGGCAGTCGAAGCGCTCATCGCTTAG
- a CDS encoding sortase domain-containing protein has product MAIPSIGASSELLRLGLQGDGSLEVPPAGPGAPAGWYDESPTPGEPGPSVLLGHVNAYGGGPGVFARLHDLKPGDRVEVRRDGGSQAVFAVYRSEKYAKAAFPTTTVYGNTAGSELRLITCDGYNAATGEFDDNLVVYAKLLV; this is encoded by the coding sequence CTGGCCATCCCCTCGATCGGTGCCAGCTCGGAACTGCTCCGGCTCGGGCTGCAGGGTGATGGTTCGCTGGAGGTTCCTCCGGCAGGCCCCGGCGCCCCGGCCGGCTGGTACGACGAATCGCCCACCCCGGGCGAACCGGGGCCATCGGTCCTCTTGGGTCATGTGAACGCCTACGGCGGCGGCCCCGGTGTCTTCGCCCGCCTGCACGATCTCAAGCCCGGAGATCGGGTCGAGGTCCGGCGGGACGGCGGCAGCCAGGCCGTCTTCGCTGTCTACAGGAGCGAGAAGTATGCCAAGGCCGCCTTCCCCACGACCACCGTCTACGGCAACACAGCAGGGTCAGAGTTGCGCCTGATCACCTGCGACGGCTACAACGCGGCGACCGGTGAGTTCGACGACAACCTCGTGGTCTACGCGAAGCTCCTCGTCTGA